The genomic window TCCTGAATATATCTTGCTTTATCCATCTTCATCTGGACCTGGTTTTACAGGGTATCTGAATCATTTCACTCCCCAAagctcataaaaaaaagaagcaaaaaactAGTCATTCCGGCTGTAAATCGAGGTCTTCATCCAGATTAACAATGACAATGATACAAAGCTATTGGCGAGTTCAGTAGTCATATTTTATAGGTGCCACCagtataaaaaagatttgaggaCCATGCAAGACATGTACAGGTCATATGAAAAGTTGAATAAATGATCATGTGATTCCCGGCAACAAAGGTTTTCTTATTGgagcaaaaaagagaaaaataattgtttgatgAGAAAAATATGCAGTAATGAGGATCACCTGCAGCCGAGCCTTCCTCTCTTCTCTGCGTTGGGCAACGGCTACATACAGGGGTTTCTTTCCTATCATCTTTCCATTCATTCCATTCAACTGAAAACAGAAATTGGTAATAGCAgattaatatacaaaaaaatgcAACTGTATAAGCCAGATAGCAAGATctaatcacaaataaaaatttaaaacttacagCTCTTGAAGCTTCCTCAGGTGTAGAAAAGGCAACAAAACCAGAGCCCTTACTCAGTCCTTGTTGATCAAGCATAACCTGAAGAAATATTAGCACAtggataacaaagaaaaatttatttacatggaAAAATAACCCAAGTATCACTTTTAAAAGTATCTACATCATATTTAttacttataaataaaatataccttGCATGATGTTATAGATCCAAACTCAGAAAATAATTCCTTCAGTTTTTCATCATCAATTTTGtcatcaagattttttaaatacaggTTCGCAGCCTTCAGTTTCTCATATCTGCTATTTCTTTCCTGTTCAAACCTGGCTTTCAACTCTGCCTCCCTTTCTCCTTTCCTCTGGGCCCTCCCCACATACCAAACCTTATCATTGAAGGTGGTCCCGTTCAACTtctcaacagcagcagcagcagaatcTGGGCTCTGGAAGTTCACAAAACCAAAACCTTTGGACTTCCCACTTTGGTCCTTCATAACAATTGCACTGGTGATGGAACCATAATTGCTGAAGAATTTCTTAAGGTCCTCATCAGAAGTTGTCTCCGACAAATTCTTAACATAAACATTTGTAAATTTTGGTGATCCAGTGGCCTCAATCCTTTCTTGGTGTCGAACAAAACGTCCAACAAAAACTTCTTTATCATTTATCAGCATACCGTTCAACCGGTTGATTGCGCTTTGAGCAGCTTCCTCATTTTCAAACTGTACAAAACCATAACCTTTTGATTGACCATTGTTGTCAACAGCTACCTTGCAGGAAAGGACAGGCCCAAAGGAAGCAAATGTTTCCTGCAATGCCTTGTTATCGATTGAAGTGTCCAGGTTCTTGATAAAGACATTTGCATGTCCACTCTTCCTCATACTAGGATCACGATGGGAAACCATAATTCTGATAGCTTTCCCATTCAAAGGGGTGAAGTTCAGAAGCTCCATTGCATTTGCAGCTGCAGTTCACAAAACCAAATTCAGGATCAAAATGCTGAGAAGGGATTGAGAAAAATGACGTATGCCCTCATACTTCAAGTCACAGGGACAAAATATGTACACATAAATCTAAATTGACAATTACATTAAACTTTGGTGTGCAACATCCAAAAGGTGTGAGGAAGGGTGGCAGAGAAGGGTATCAGAAATATTGGATAAGGCTGGGAAAAAACCAGGGAGTTGTTCACAGTGGCTGGCATTCATGGACTGTGCACAAAAAAGTTTCAGAATTTTTTCTTAGAAaccaagaaacagaaaaaatcaaGCGTCAATAAATAAACCTCCAATTTTCCCTCTTTCTCCTAACctttgcagtaaaaaaaactaattagattGATCTTTATAACTAGGAAAACTATAAATAGATTGACACCACTcagtacaaaaaataaattaaattaaattctcagCACTGATGCATGCACGCACGCATTGATTAACAATAACAcatgaaaacaaattagtaTCAGGGACTAAAAACAAGAGCCAAAGAATCGTATAAAAGGCGAAAAAAAGTTACCATCTTGAGGATTGCTGAAATTGACATAAGCATAACCAAGTGAGGCTCGTCTAGCCTGATCCCTACAAACCCTGATGGAAACAACCTGCGCCACCTGGCTAAACAGATCAAACAGTTGTCCTTCGTTAACGTTATGCTCCAGATCCCCAACGTAAAGCGAAGAATTCGGAAACTGCCCTGCTTCAGCCGTTCCCAATGCAGTAGCAGCCACTGCCGCTGGTTGAGCCGTAACCGCTGGTGCCGCAACTGCTGCCGCCatcactttctttcttctctgaaagaaaaggaaagggaatgaaattgagaaataataatGCTAGGGTTTGAGAATGGGGATGGAGATTGAAGAGAAGTAGAGTTTGTTGTATAAATGgaatcaattgtttttgttttttctttttttttgggtttgtttccTCTTTGGAAAGGGAGAGGTGGAGGAAGGAGAGTGAAAGGAAAGGGAGGCTGAGAGAGTTTATATATGCGAGGGAAAGGAAAGAGACAGGAACAGTTTCTTCcaaatcttttgttttgatttgattcgtttaattaattaaaaactttttttaaaaaaagaaccgCACGTGTGAGTTGGTTGTTGTTTGTTGGGAGATTCATGACGTGGCATTCGATTCGAGGCTTTGTTTGTGCCGGTTACCCCTGCAAGTTGTTCCTTTTTTCGGATGGactttttttctgttcttaTTTATTGTAGCTTTTCTTggtgtctatttttttaagctaaatgtattgttttatatatatatatatatatatatatatatataataataattaatctatACTATTTCTTCTAGACTTTCTTAAACAtgtattaaaaagtaaaaacatccATGTTTCTTCGGGGGTGAACAAGGGAAAGTAAAATGGACccagaaaaagtaaaaaacaaaagagtgaaaaagaaaaaaaaaaaaaaaaagagggaaaaagcaACAAGGGAaagcaaaatgatattttaaaaataatttttatttaaaaatacattattttttttttatttttgatatcaacacattaaaatcattaaaaaatagtgAGAATATGTttgtcatttgaaaaaaaatatcaaattaatatttttatgtgtttttaaataatttaatgtgctattattaaaaataaaaaaaatattattttaaaatatttttaattaaatttaaaaaatattgaagtatcATTCGAAGCATGAAAAGCCCATCTAGAACTATGTACTCTAaaaacctatttatttttacgttttaataacgcttttaaaaaaaattaaaatttatattttttttaattgttttttgttttaaattattatttttttatatttttatattattttgatatactaatatcaaaaataatatttaaaaaataaaaaataaaatattattttaatacattttcaaatacaaaTACTTTCATAAACATCTTACTTCCACTCTCAACCACCTTTCAAATCTCGAACAAAGGACTGTATTAGAAGGGTGCATAAAAAGTGCCCTTAGGCCTTAAGATTGGGTCGGGTAAAGGGAAAGGAGCCCAAAAACCAACAGGGCCCAAGTTTTCACACCTACTAATTTTACAATCTTAACCCGATTTTGTAGCGAGTAGCGACTACGTGTACTCAGCTTCTCCACTATCTCGACGTCTTCAACGTCCCCGTCTTCAACGTCCCCGTCTTCTTCTCTGCAGTTTATAGACTAGAATTGGAGAAGACAGTAAGAAGCAGGCAAGCAGAAAATGGCAATTCCATTATCAAATTTCTTAAGAGCTCTCTTCTTAGTAATGGGATGTTTAATGGTGGGTACTCTCGTAGCGTCTACACAATCTACGTCGATGGCTTCCCATTTCGCAGAGACCTCCTCACCCCGTAAATAAAATACACACACTGCCTCTCACTCATTTCTTTGAGGTCAAACATTCTCTTTGCAGTTTCAGAGTTTTATTGTAGTATAAATAACTGAAAattctatctcttttttatgttgCAGGTGGATGATTGCTACTTTAGTTGATTTCTACATCAACGTTATAGCTGTAGCGGTACATCTAACTTTCTATTTATTGGCTCTGGTTCTTAAGCTAAGAACATGGCATGGTTTGATTGAGAGACTTGTCTGCTGATTATCAATTAGGCTTGGATTTCCTACAAAGAATCGAACTTTCTTACTGCAACAATTTGGATACTTCTGCTAATATGCTTTGGCAGGTATGTCCTGTAGTTATTgtactttaatttttgttccatCAAGTGCAAATCTCTTCaagaacctttttttatataaaaaagaagctcTTTAAGAACTTAATTGAAACGTGGTAGTTGTTGTTGATAGAAATGGATGTAGTGTCAAAAGGTTACTTCTTTAAGGTAGTCTTGCAATATATTGTCAGGCTTTGttgtctaatttttttgtttttttttgcacaatATTTTCAGTATTACAACGTGTGTATacatttttatccaatttctcAAGTTGTCACCTAAAGAATCTTTGCAAGACCCGGTGTATCGTGTACTATTGCGGCATGAAAGCAAGTATGTGATTCGAATTTCTGGTTTCTAGAATTATGCACTAATGCtggaatattattaaaataatgtagtAAGGTTGTAGCCCATATAGGACTTCGAAGTTATTCAAGTTTCCATTTTGCTCCTTTCAGTTGCTCAAAGCTTGtgtcttgtgtgtgtgtgtgttgcttTTGTAGAAGCAGAGAACCATGCGCATAACCACTTTTGATCACATTGGCTTCCCTAAATCAGTAGCCTTTGAAATGGTAAAAAGTACGCTCCAAAGTTTAAAATTCTACTCCAACATTTTAATTCTGTATCTGGCATTTGTTGCCATGATGCGAAGAATgctgcaagtttttttttaattttttgtgcaCACCCCTTTATCTGATGATAGAATGCTTGAACGCTTCAATTCGTAAGTAAAAACTTGGTTTCAAGTGGAAAAACACGCATGTCTATGTTGATGTGTGAAATTTATAATTGTCTTGAAGGGTGGGGAATTTTTCATAGAAACTGGAGATTTTTCTTCATAGACATTAATAGCGGAAGTCTGGGTGGGTGCTTTACTGTTTAAAAAGGTTGAACATCTTCTTTCATTAACCGccattttatagttttgttgcTCTGATTTGTAATCCTGTTTTAACATGACACAATTCTGGTTAGGAATCTTTTAGAAGGAAGAGAATATCTTCCATAGCACCAGGAACACGattctttgcttttcttttggtGGTTATTCTGTTTTACAAGTCCATTGATACGTCATCTAAAACAGACTCAACAAGCTATACAGATTTCTCCGTCTCTCCCTTTATGTAATAGTTGCTCATGCATTGACAAACAAACTTACTTTTAGGGGCGTGGAACAAAAGATGAAGCAATCTGCTGTCATGAGTGCAAGGATTGCTTTCAGTGTTCTGGGTTTTCTGATGTTGGGAACTTTGATTTACACTCTACTAACTGATGGTTCTCCTTTTCGCAAAGAGCTTCTTACTCCGTAAGTTTTTAGTTTCCTTTTATCTCATTCCATTTCATTTCCCCACTTGCTGAGTATGTTATTAGATAAAGGTGGTTATGTAGTTGAATTCATCTCCCTGTAGTTGAAAACATGGGGTGTTGATTCGAATCACTCCAGTCTCCAGGGGAAAAAGGGAAGGCATGGTCCCAGTGATGAGCTTCTTTTCAATTAGAAAGTCTTCTCGTTGGCCTTTGTTTTGGGAGGGGCAGGGAAGAAAGCTATGAAGAGATTTCACTGATTCTTTAAATGTTGTTTATATCTAACCATtagtttttgtttcctttcattCTTTAGAGATATTTGCTACTTTTTCCTCGCATGAAATTGGTCTTTATTCACTTCTACAATATTGATTGTACAATGCATTTTTGCAGGTGGGTGGTTGCAACACTAATTGACTTCTATATCAATGTTGTGGCTCTTTCGGTAGGTGTAAATTACTTTTCTTAGATTGTTTCCTGCTCCATTATTCTTGAAGTTAATCTTTCAGAGCTTATTTAACTTGTGCGATTCATGGGGTACTcaatacattttatttattacaagAAATTTATAACAGTCATGTATGGACTGTACGGGCAATGATGCACACCTTTATACTTGTATCATTCCCACTGTCTCACAAGattctgattttcttttaaaaaattgttaaagatCTTATGggatattaaaatttaagaatcaTTTTAGATTTTG from Populus trichocarpa isolate Nisqually-1 chromosome 5, P.trichocarpa_v4.1, whole genome shotgun sequence includes these protein-coding regions:
- the LOC7492495 gene encoding polyadenylate-binding protein 3 isoform X1; its protein translation is MAAAVAAPAVTAQPAAVAATALGTAEAGQFPNSSLYVGDLEHNVNEGQLFDLFSQVAQVVSIRVCRDQARRASLGYAYVNFSNPQDAANAMELLNFTPLNGKAIRIMVSHRDPSMRKSGHANVFIKNLDTSIDNKALQETFASFGPVLSCKVAVDNNGQSKGYGFVQFENEEAAQSAINRLNGMLINDKEVFVGRFVRHQERIEATGSPKFTNVYVKNLSETTSDEDLKKFFSNYGSITSAIVMKDQSGKSKGFGFVNFQSPDSAAAAVEKLNGTTFNDKVWYVGRAQRKGEREAELKARFEQERNSRYEKLKAANLYLKNLDDKIDDEKLKELFSEFGSITSCKVMLDQQGLSKGSGFVAFSTPEEASRALNGMNGKMIGKKPLYVAVAQRREERKARLQAHFTQIQAPGLSPMPSGLSGYHPGAPRLAPQQLFFGQGTAGMMPPQPAGYGFQQQLLPGMRAGVGPNFVMPYQMQRQGQQGQRMGIRRGGNHQQIQQQQQLLHRNTNQGLRYMGNARNGIDSSAAPQGFVGPVVPFPFEASGMPVTPSDAQRTAPVPISALTTALASATPEKRMVMLGEQLYPLVERLEPDHVAKVTGMLLEMDQTEVLHLIESPDALKKKVAEAMQVLQEVGASSVGDQLGSLALND
- the LOC7492495 gene encoding polyadenylate-binding protein 3 isoform X2 is translated as MAAAVAAPAVTAQPAAVAATALGTAEAGQFPNSSLYVGDLEHNVNEGQLFDLFSQVAQVVSIRVCRDQARRASLGYAYVNFSNPQDAANAMELLNFTPLNGKAIRIMVSHRDPSMRKSGHANVFIKNLDTSIDNKALQETFASFGPVLSCKVAVDNNGQSKGYGFVQFENEEAAQSAINRLNGMLINDKEVFVGRFVRHQERIEATGSPKFTNVYVKNLSETTSDEDLKKFFSNYGSITSAIVMKDQSGKSKGFGFVNFQSPDSAAAAVEKLNGTTFNDKVWYVGRAQRKGEREAELKARFEQERNSRYEKLKAANLYLKNLDDKIDDEKLKELFSEFGSITSCKVMLDQQGLSKGSGFVAFSTPEEASRALNGMNGKMIGKKPLYVAVAQRREERKARLQAPGLSPMPSGLSGYHPGAPRLAPQQLFFGQGTAGMMPPQPAGYGFQQQLLPGMRAGVGPNFVMPYQMQRQGQQGQRMGIRRGGNHQQIQQQQQLLHRNTNQGLRYMGNARNGIDSSAAPQGFVGPVVPFPFEASGMPVTPSDAQRTAPVPISALTTALASATPEKRMVMLGEQLYPLVERLEPDHVAKVTGMLLEMDQTEVLHLIESPDALKKKVAEAMQVLQEVGASSVGDQLGSLALND
- the LOC18099635 gene encoding uncharacterized protein LOC18099635, encoding MDPEKRVATTCTQLLHYLDVFNVPVFNVPVFFSAVYRLELEKTVRSRQAENGNSIIKFLKSSLLSNGMFNGGYSRSVYTIYVDGFPFRRDLLTPWMIATLVDFYINVIAVAAWISYKESNFLTATIWILLLICFGSITTCVYIFIQFLKLSPKESLQDPVYRVLLRHESKGVEQKMKQSAVMSARIAFSVLGFLMLGTLIYTLLTDGSPFRKELLTPWVVATLIDFYINVVALSVWVAYKESSLISGFLWILLLICFGSMTTCAYVVKQLVQLTSQDPVYLILFNRGNRAENRYERT